A section of the Pseudanabaena mucicola str. Chao 1806 genome encodes:
- a CDS encoding asparaginase has protein sequence MNLGKRNRFSANKITVQLLREGIVESIHSCQAAVVDTRGRVLSAAGDPQTTTFARSCLKPIQALPVSISGAQERFNLSEKDLAIICGSHQGTIAQARQVFSILWRCDVEPSALQCPIPECYQSNLQHNCSGKHAGMIAVCRQQGWEISSYMDRNHPVQQLALSTMADLLHMPAAEFICAHDDCGVPTYLLELDQLAHLYALLSAHNQLHLERITRAMTRNPDMVSGDGQFDTELMRLTNGEVVSKSGAEGVQCIGRIGEGLGLAIKVMDGSKRAKTAVSIHLLKQLGWISPTVAQSLEESFLSVGKYSRLEAIGELSLA, from the coding sequence ATGAATCTCGGCAAGCGTAATCGTTTCTCCGCTAACAAAATAACCGTGCAGCTATTGCGCGAGGGCATTGTCGAATCGATCCATTCTTGTCAAGCTGCGGTAGTCGATACAAGAGGCAGAGTCCTTTCAGCCGCAGGTGATCCACAAACAACCACCTTTGCCCGTTCCTGTCTCAAACCAATTCAAGCTTTACCCGTCTCAATCTCTGGTGCACAGGAGCGATTTAACCTCTCTGAAAAAGATTTAGCGATTATTTGTGGCTCACACCAAGGCACGATCGCCCAAGCCAGACAGGTTTTTAGTATTCTTTGGCGTTGTGATGTTGAGCCTAGTGCCCTGCAATGTCCAATTCCTGAATGTTATCAAAGCAATCTCCAACATAATTGCTCTGGTAAGCATGCAGGGATGATCGCCGTATGTCGGCAACAGGGTTGGGAAATTTCCTCCTATATGGATCGCAATCATCCTGTACAGCAACTAGCACTGAGTACGATGGCAGATCTGCTGCATATGCCTGCGGCGGAGTTTATCTGTGCCCATGATGATTGTGGTGTACCAACTTATTTATTAGAACTGGATCAGTTAGCCCATCTCTATGCGTTGCTATCTGCTCATAATCAGTTACACCTAGAGCGCATTACTCGCGCCATGACCCGCAATCCTGACATGGTTTCAGGGGATGGTCAGTTTGATACAGAGCTAATGCGCTTAACGAATGGGGAAGTTGTCAGCAAGTCAGGTGCAGAAGGGGTGCAATGTATCGGCAGGATAGGTGAAGGCTTGGGTTTAGCCATTAAGGTAATGGATGGTTCTAAACGGGCTAAAACTGCGGTTTCGATCCATTTACTCAAACAATTGGGCTGGATTAGTCCGACAGTTGCTCAAA